A part of Streptomyces sp. NBC_01497 genomic DNA contains:
- a CDS encoding DivIVA domain-containing protein, with product MFWFLLIAMVVVVAAVTMAVLGGGDRAVLPEAEPQRLVDPLPQTRPVGSADIDAMRLPVAVRGYRMAEVDDVLGRLGAELAERDARIAELESALAGARAGAGAGRRQYQQPYQEQGWEPRTCPAPGGPAEQGWDPRTYLASGGPAEQGGSGFADGEGGR from the coding sequence GTGTTCTGGTTCTTGCTCATCGCGATGGTCGTGGTGGTGGCCGCCGTCACGATGGCCGTCCTGGGCGGCGGTGACCGCGCCGTTCTGCCGGAGGCGGAGCCCCAGCGCCTCGTCGACCCGCTGCCGCAGACCCGCCCGGTCGGCTCCGCCGACATCGACGCGATGCGTCTCCCGGTGGCCGTGCGGGGGTACCGGATGGCGGAGGTCGACGACGTGCTCGGCAGGCTCGGCGCCGAGCTCGCGGAGCGGGACGCCCGGATCGCCGAGCTGGAGTCCGCTCTCGCGGGTGCCCGCGCGGGCGCCGGAGCCGGGCGCCGGCAGTACCAGCAGCCCTACCAGGAGCAGGGCTGGGAGCCGCGGACCTGTCCCGCGCCCGGCGGCCCCGCCGAGCAGGGCTGGGACCCGCGGACCTACCTGGCGTCCGGCGGCCCCGCCGAGCAGGGCGGCAGCGGGTTCGCGGACGGCGAGGGCGGGCGATGA
- the folP gene encoding dihydropteroate synthase translates to MSGGTLRLGRREFGEHEPVVMAIVNRTPDSFYDQGATFQDRPALDRVARAVDEGAGIVDIGGVKAGPGEEVTVPEEIRRTVGFVAAVRARHPDVVISVDTWRHEVAEAVCAEGADLLNDAWGGVDPELAEVAARHDVGLVCTHAGGAEPRTRPHRVTYDDVMADVLRVTVGLAERARDLGVRRDAILIDPGHDFGKSTRHSLEATRRLPEMAGTGWPVLVSLSNKDFVGETLDRPVKERLIGTLATTAVSAWLGARVYRVHEVAETRQVLDMVASIAGHRPPAVARRGLA, encoded by the coding sequence ATGAGCGGCGGGACTCTGCGGCTTGGGCGGCGGGAATTCGGCGAACACGAACCGGTGGTCATGGCGATCGTGAACCGCACGCCCGACTCGTTCTACGACCAGGGCGCGACCTTCCAGGACAGGCCCGCCCTGGACCGGGTGGCGCGGGCCGTGGACGAGGGCGCGGGGATCGTCGACATCGGCGGGGTCAAGGCCGGCCCCGGCGAGGAGGTCACCGTCCCGGAGGAGATCCGCCGCACGGTGGGCTTCGTCGCGGCGGTACGCGCCCGCCACCCCGATGTGGTCATCAGTGTGGACACCTGGCGCCACGAGGTCGCGGAAGCGGTGTGCGCCGAGGGCGCGGACCTGCTGAACGACGCGTGGGGCGGTGTGGACCCCGAACTCGCCGAGGTGGCCGCGCGCCACGACGTGGGCCTGGTGTGCACGCACGCGGGCGGGGCGGAGCCGCGCACCCGGCCGCACCGGGTCACGTACGACGACGTCATGGCGGATGTCCTGCGCGTCACCGTGGGGCTCGCGGAGCGCGCCCGCGACCTGGGGGTACGGCGGGACGCCATCCTGATCGACCCCGGCCACGACTTCGGCAAGAGCACCCGGCACTCACTGGAGGCGACGCGCAGGCTGCCGGAGATGGCCGGGACGGGCTGGCCGGTGCTGGTGTCGCTGTCGAACAAGGACTTCGTGGGCGAGACGCTCGACCGCCCGGTCAAGGAGCGGCTGATCGGCACGCTGGCCACGACGGCGGTGTCGGCATGGCTGGGCGCGCGGGTGTACCGGGTGCACGAGGTGGCGGAGACCCGCCAGGTGCTGGACATGGTGGCGTCCATCGCGGGCCACCGCCCCCCGGCCGTGGCCCGCCGCGGCCTCGCCTGA
- a CDS encoding DNA-3-methyladenine glycosylase I, giving the protein MSDGSAVVGSDGLARCPWGLSTDDYVAYHDTEWGRPVRGDDALFERLSLEAFQSGLSWITILRRRETFRTAFAHFRIAEVARFAEKDRERLLADPGIIRNRSKVDATMANAKVLAEWAPGELTDLIWSYAPDPAKRPLPRSTADVPAVTDESTALSKALKKRGIRFVGPTTAYATMQACGLVNDHLAQCAFADVTAAR; this is encoded by the coding sequence ATGAGCGACGGTTCCGCGGTCGTGGGCTCCGACGGCCTGGCCCGCTGCCCCTGGGGGCTGTCCACCGACGACTACGTCGCGTACCACGACACCGAGTGGGGCCGCCCCGTGCGCGGCGACGACGCGCTGTTCGAGCGGCTCAGCCTGGAGGCCTTCCAGTCCGGTCTGTCCTGGATCACGATCCTGCGCAGGCGCGAGACCTTCCGCACCGCCTTCGCGCACTTCCGGATCGCCGAGGTGGCGCGGTTCGCGGAGAAGGACCGGGAGCGGCTGCTCGCCGACCCCGGCATCATCCGCAACCGCTCCAAGGTCGACGCCACGATGGCCAACGCGAAGGTGCTCGCCGAGTGGGCCCCCGGCGAACTGACCGACCTCATCTGGTCGTACGCGCCGGACCCGGCGAAGCGCCCGCTGCCGCGCAGCACGGCCGACGTCCCCGCCGTCACCGACGAGTCGACGGCCCTGTCCAAGGCCCTCAAGAAGCGCGGCATCCGGTTCGTGGGACCCACCACGGCGTACGCGACGATGCAGGCGTGCGGGCTGGTCAACGACCACCTGGCGCAGTGCGCCTTCGCGGACGTCACCGCCGCCCGGTAG
- a CDS encoding TIGR00730 family Rossman fold protein, which yields MGDPEGSRRPDEQRLGPVIRRGGQVQAGTTDQRLLDTGGDSQWVHTDPWRVMRIQSEFVEGFGALAELPSAISVFGSARTPVDSPDYDAGVRIGKALVRAGFAVITGGGPGAMEAANRGAKEAGGVSVGLGIELPFEQGLNPYVDMGINFRYFFVRKTMFVKYAQGFVVLPGGLGTMDELFEALTLVQTRKVTRFPIVLFGTEYWGGLVDWLRNTVVAQGKAAEKDLLLFHVTDDVEEAVALVSKEAGTDRV from the coding sequence GCAGGCCGGTACCACCGACCAGCGGCTGCTCGACACGGGAGGCGACTCCCAGTGGGTGCACACCGACCCGTGGCGGGTCATGCGCATCCAGTCGGAGTTCGTAGAGGGCTTCGGGGCCCTCGCGGAACTGCCGAGCGCGATCAGTGTGTTCGGCTCGGCCCGCACACCGGTCGACTCCCCGGACTACGACGCGGGCGTGCGCATCGGCAAGGCGCTCGTCCGGGCCGGATTCGCCGTGATCACGGGCGGCGGCCCCGGCGCGATGGAGGCCGCGAACCGCGGCGCGAAGGAGGCCGGCGGCGTGTCCGTGGGCCTCGGCATCGAGCTGCCCTTCGAGCAGGGGCTCAACCCCTACGTCGACATGGGCATCAATTTCCGGTACTTCTTCGTCCGCAAGACGATGTTCGTGAAGTACGCGCAGGGCTTCGTGGTGCTGCCGGGCGGCCTCGGCACCATGGACGAGCTGTTCGAGGCGCTCACGCTGGTCCAGACCCGCAAGGTGACGCGGTTCCCGATCGTGCTGTTCGGCACGGAGTACTGGGGCGGCCTCGTGGACTGGCTGCGCAACACGGTGGTCGCGCAGGGCAAGGCCGCCGAGAAGGACCTGCTGCTGTTCCACGTCACGGACGACGTGGAGGAAGCGGTGGCGCTGGTCAGCAAGGAAGCGGGCACGGACCGCGTCTGA